The DNA sequence CAAACAACATGCCTATGGCTACTGCTAAACGAAGTATGATTAAGCCAATGGGAAAGATAGGTTTGATGATCCATGAAAGCTTAAAGATCcaatttgtgttttattttgcatttgaaaCTGAGAACTAATCATTTGGCACAAGGTCACTAAAATGaacaaatatgaagaaatcaATTCAAATGACGGTAAGGGTTCGATTCTTGATTTTCTGAAACTGACACCCATACAAAGTTTAAGAATTGCCTGTTACGGATTTGATAAAGAAATCTCACAAAAGGCAAAAAAGTTACCGCatgtttttcatcaaattagCCACCATCCTAAAGGTAATTTCCTCCACCTACTCTCTTACAAGATAGCAGTGGAAAATACTGAAGCTGTGGAGCATTCACTGGGTCTATAAGAAGACATGGGCAACATTTTGCGTTGTTCGACCCTAAACCTTGAAGCACAGTAGTGGTTGCATAGTAAGATTCAAATGATGTAAGCAAATCAGTTTGATTtgaagttcatgtcatgttgaAAGGCTTTGTATAAGTGCATTCCATGTCTTTCTAGTACAGTTCCAGAGTTGGCAGAAACTGATTTCTTCTCATCCTAATTGCACACAGATTTTTGCAACCATGAAAACTTATACAACCTAATGCAGATTACTTCAGGACAATATATAGTCCAATGGATAAGAGGATGACAGATAAGACAACTCCATCTGACCTCGATAAAGTGGACAATGGCACTTATATCAGATCCAATTTTATCTTCTATTGCTGAAAGAGCTTCAAAAATCATTGCATTATACCTggtaaggaaaataaataaataaaacacagaATCAAATACCCTGCAAAGAGaccttgaaaaatgaaagagtgaCGAAAGAGATACTTTTCGCATATAAAAACCATATAAAGAGAATATAATAATTGTGTAAAAAGGctacttactaaaaaaaattgtgaaaaaaggTTGAAAGTGAAGTTGCCATgttgtacataatataaaacCGTATAAGCAACAGGCTTTCTACTTCAAGTTGTCTGAATTTTAGGCTCATCAGATGCTTTGAAAGCATATTCAAAAACAAATGATGAAACTGGTTTATCATCTCCAAAACCCGTACTGGTTTAAAAGCACTTCTGTTGGTATGGATGAGATCCAGAAAAATTCTCTCTATCAAGTATGATCATAGGATTCTTAAATTCCGGCTGAAGAATGAAAGCTAcgaatttcttttaataaaaatgccCAATATACGAGAATTATTGCATTCATTAGAGCCATATAAATCACTGTCAAGTGTCAACTCATATTTTCTGTACCGTGCCAGTAATCAATCAGTAGTTATAAGAATTTGGGAGGACCATATCTAAAATGAAATCACAACGCATCCACCAGTACAGGATCGAACCTGTGGCTGACCATCCACCCCTTATATTGGAAAtggagataaaataaaacataactaATTCATGACCAAAAATCCACACCATAAATGTTGAAGGAGTTTAAGAGAAGGAGGAAGACAAACACGCACCTGGGAGCATTCTTTCCCTCCTGTGTGCCATTAGAGGGATCATCCATAACAGTGTCAGTGTTATGACGAAGTGGAGCAGCAGGAGAAGAATTTTGAACATTGGGAAGTGGAGCAGCTATCGTAGTTTTTACTTTTGCAGCCCTTGATTTATCTTTAGAGCCTTGTCCAGAAGTACTGACACTCAGGTTTCGCCATTTGTCCTGGTAGGTAACCGAGAGTGAGACAGATGAACATCACGCAGGTTTGAATTAGCGTGCGTTAACGAAgatcctaatatatattaatttaataactcGATCCCATAAAGCCTGACAAGCAACATTAAACCCGCCAAAGGACCGCGCTCTAACGCTCTTATCCAACTTTCTCCATTAAAGCCACTTGTTCACTTATTcgttagctaaaagttaaagtCACCGAGcgctagataaaataaaaatgtgtgcGCACGTACGTATGCACGTTCTCACAAATTCCGTTCAGAAAACCACAATCCTGGAAATTCAAGGTTTCAAGCGCAAAATCCCGGGGTTACTCCGGCCTAACAGAAGCGAGGCCCGGGAACAATTTGGTTCTGACTTCTGACTATAACACCTAGGCTTTTGGTAAGAATCAGACCATCTAACAACATAGATGTTAATATCAATTCAAGTACGTGGAACCATACGTTAGAGAAATATTCAAGGAAAATCAAATTTCCCTTGAACAAGAGGGTACCTTAGGGCCCAAATAAAACCCTAAAAGCATCGAGGGAATAAAATATCATGCAAAACCAAATGAAGGAATGCGGGAGTGAATAGTGAAAGAGACGGGAACCTTGAGGTCGATGTTGGAGCGGTGAGTGAGGAAAGGGGCGAAATCGGGATCTTTGAGAATATTCTTCCATTTCCCAGGGCCGTGCTTTGCCACTCCGGCGAGTAGGGCTTCTTCCTCCTCCGCCGTCCATTTCTGCTTCTGATTTCCCATACCTCTCTACCTCTGGATAAAAGAGATTGAAAGAAACAGTCAGTTCAGAGAGCAATGGCGTAAGTTTTGGATTTTCCAAGGTGAGGACAGACGACACCCTGTGTCCTTTCGTTCCCGCTCCTCTCCTGCGACATTCACTtcgccttttctttttcttttccaactatataatttataattccGTTAAATTCATTTAatggttttaatatatatatatatatatatatatttaaattcaattatatTATCATAGCTGATATAATAaagacttttaaatataattatttataaatattagctACGCAATTGACGTTTTTTCTTAaaccaaaaaagagaaaaataatgtcCATCTGACTTTGTGTCATTCTTGTTAATTCgaaatattttaagtgattttagaTATCAATCAtcctttaaatataaaaaatttagcaTGAAAAATAGCATTACTTCACTAATAATAagtttagatagtaaaaatatttcatcttatcattataattttttaaaattttcatataaaatataataaataattcaatttttaaattctaaaacaataataatcttaaaaaataatattatattaatattttattcaacttttaatttttatctaaaactattttatttcatcttactatccaaatcgCACAAGTAAGACTTTATTGCCATCTAAACATACTTTAGAGCATGTTTGGACAGACAAAGAATTATAGAGTATGTAAATTTTACAcgctcattttaaaaaagtggataaatttaaaattcacataaaaaaaactatttttttaattataaaccctattttttcttaaagaaagtGTGTGATTCTTACATACTTAagactgtatatagtattaatttttttctaattattatttaattattatctaagcacaaaaactaatacaattttttaaaattttaaaataataatattattaaaaaataatattttatttaacttccatctcaatatattataaatctaACCTAAATATTTCAAGAGACAGAGAGATGCTTATTAACTTGACAACCTTGAATGATGTCTATTGGTAGCgtgaatattaattataatagtatTCATATTTTgtctctatattttttaaattgcagaaaATTGTTGAGATAATACAGTTATAGCAATCTTTTCCACCCAATCACTATTTAATTGATGAGTCGTGCTACACCCATTGCCCAATAAATTAGAGCTTTGCTATACATCTTTTACCACACTCtacattctatattttttaaatttttttaaatttttaatactttcttttgagtttatttttttaaaattatttcaaattttctatttattattcatataataaatatttgataaaaaaaaataatatgaagtgtagagtgttagaaagttgtgaagattttttagataaattatcTCGGTAAGTCATttcaccatttaaaaaaaaaaaaaaaaaccttcatacattttttatagAATGGAATTACGGGAATATGCCGGGACCAACTCTTGATTTCTAGCAGATTTCTAGCAAACAAAGCTTTCACTAAACCCTATCCAAAAACCAACTTTACATTCAACCGGCCAACAAAACTTTCATATCCACGATAAAACCAGTCCAGCCATGGAAAAAAACCAAGAGGAAATTGAAATGTTAGTTTTCCAGACTGAAGCACTCACATGGGAAGACATTATCTTAGAGCCAGCATAAGAGGAAGCGGAAAGAATTTCAAATCATGCACTGATTGGTAAGCTAGTTTCAGTGAAACAGTTAAATAAATACATCATCCACTTCACAATCAATGCAGTTTGGAACTTCATTACTGGTCTaattgtggcgccctcgacccccacgtgttatttttgtggagttcgtgacaccaGGATGATGACCACACAAATCATGCATCCCGACGACCAGTGCTCAGAATGTGTAcatcatgcaataagtgtacaaaataatattcgtagcggataattaaaaggtatttatttattaagtaccataattgttcaaaaacagtaaagtaactttacaagaattaaaCAGTCATCAGACAGATAATTAAAAACAGgaaataacataaaagaaacaaaTCTCATAACGCTGAACAGTTTCTCAACAACTCAAACCTCCGACAGAGCTGATCCCTCGGGTTCATACTCGGATTCTGCGCCAGACTCTACAGCACCATAAGACgaaaccgtagggtaaaacaccacaatgagattataacatctcagcaagtaattaaccaaaataacatctAAGAGATTTATAACACAATATTGAAATCACGCGTCCCCATACAGACAAATATGtagaaaaacatctcatttcctttttcccaaaataccatttttaacAACTCACGCCAAAAATTCCATTTTAGGTCTAGTcataaacattaataattaAGCATACACCACGGCCTCCTCTATGGACCGTCTGCACGACCTGGCTCTCATCGTCATatcacgggtaacgtccgtgcatgagacttcgtaacgagcgatgtcCAATTCTGTACCCAGCGCGTACAtgaccaagcatcctctaacctcgccagccaaaagGTCACGAAATCGGTACGAGAGtgttaccgtctcgtccgttcccgtcgtcgccctgcgacaactcagaGGATGTCACATCAGTCTGTTAAGCTCCCGaatgaccagaggagctccaccgagataatgcctcatctcgaTTTGGGGTtctgatacacacgcacccacatgTTCAATCACAATTGCAAACAGACCACTTGACATCACAgcacaattttaataaaatgataattatacaTTTCAACAATTAACTGGAATatacaattaaataatttatttacataaaatagtCATTCATTTACAAATAcacaaatttcacaattacaagtaaaatctcgtcctccaatccggcccaaggtccaattccaacaactccaattaaaatcccaacTCTTCAACGGCCTAAGGCCCAATTCTAACAGACCAACCAATCAACATTTTATGAAAGATaaatacaacaatattatttaaaaactgaaaaattacatacaacTGAAGatggaaaaattctgaaacatcACGTGAAATGAAAAGTTGCACAAGGCGGCAGCACAACAGCGGTACACGGCTGAACAGTGTCCAAAAATTGGGTTTTAACACACGAGTTGGTTAATCTTACAAACGGGTAGGAAATCAACTCACTTCAAACTAAACATTTTACCAAGAAACCGAGTGTAaagtttcacaattttaaaACTCAAAGAGCACGGCACAACTCCTTAAGCTCTCGGATTTAACACCAAAATTCACAATTTCAGAATCAAAATAGCACTCGGCAAAGCTACACAAGCTCACGGTTTCACCAACAAAAATACAGAACAAACAATAAGAATAGAAGATGCCTAAAACCAGAGAGGGAAAAGATGAACTTGGCAGGTTTTATTGTAGAACCCGTacctatatatagactaaaaaTGGTGGTTTGAGGGGCTGTGTGTGTCGCATGGTAGAAGAAAGGTGAAATCGGCCGCTCAAGCCGTGGAGGAGAAATGGCTAAGGTGCAGAAGTGTGGCACGGTAGCTGGACAACAGCACTTTGGAGTACACAGATGCACGACATGGAGAAGCCCACGCAAGATGGAGGTGGAAGTTGGGGGCCGCGTGATGAGGTAGCTCGACAGCAAGGCTTCGGAGCCTCCACTGAACGACACAGAGTTGCCATAGAAAGGTGTAGGTGGCTCTCAGCAGCTGCTGTAAAAGGAAGTTGCAGGAAGAaaatagaaggaagaagaagaaagaagaataaggaggaagaagaagtgatgTGCGGCGCCAAAGGGAAAGTGATGAAGCCCTAGCTTCTCCTTGACCAAAACGGAGCTGTTTGAGTAAAATGAGGGGCTGGATTTTAATCCACACGGGCTGGGCTCGCTAGGCATACGGGCTGGGTTATTTAGGCGCACGGGCTGGGCCCAATTTTCCTTCGGGCTGGCTAAACCCACACGGGTTGGGCTTaattaaaacacacacacacacacatagcacagaaaaaataaaaacatagtaaacaaaataacacaaataatatatatatatatataaataaatattaagggaaaaaaataacccaagacaaaaacataccaaaataaattataataacaataaataaataaaataacacatttaattaaaataacacaaacaacataattaaaataacacacttaaaaaatatacaatgaCTAATAAACACAAGAATTTATGGATCTCACACTTATCATAGAAGATCTTGGGCAAAACACGTATCTGTTCACATTTCCTTTAGAACGGGACAAGGACATGATTTTCCAGCAAAGGCCTTGGAACTTCAAGGGCTATCACATGATCCTTAAACAATGACTGTCAGGATAAAGCCTGCAAGAGATTAATCTCGTTCGTTCGGTCTTCTGGGTGCAAATACATG is a window from the Juglans regia cultivar Chandler chromosome 7, Walnut 2.0, whole genome shotgun sequence genome containing:
- the LOC109002017 gene encoding telomere repeat-binding factor 4-like is translated as MGNQKQKWTAEEEEALLAGVAKHGPGKWKNILKDPDFAPFLTHRSNIDLKDKWRNLSVSTSGQGSKDKSRAAKVKTTIAAPLPNVQNSSPAAPLRHNTDTVMDDPSNGTQEGKNAPRYNAMIFEALSAIEDKIGSDISAIVHFIERRHEVPQNFRRLLSSRLRRLVAQGKLEKVQNCYKIRKETVLGTKTPSPKQRDVKPRQSLSSGLMTTSETVDDAANAAAYRVADAENKAYMAAEAVKEAERISKVAEDTDSMLQLVKEIYERCSRGEIVPLA